The Cucurbita pepo subsp. pepo cultivar mu-cu-16 chromosome LG08, ASM280686v2, whole genome shotgun sequence genome contains a region encoding:
- the LOC111800861 gene encoding UDP-N-acetylglucosamine transferase subunit ALG14-like isoform X1, with product MDSSIAIGIVILSISLILSRVLYVLYWSGRALPNKSLGSVSTLIVLGSGGHTAEMLNVLSVLQKDSFSPRFYIAAAATDDMSLQKARTYEHQLAHKTGAEVDKIRTVPREVGQSYFTSVWTTSIATLNALWLMLKIRPQVILCNGPGTCIPLCAIAFTFKVQKSALNKVVGIRWSSIFYVESIARVKRSSLSGYILYKLHMADRFFVQWPQLQRKYPHAHYVGCLM from the exons ATGGATTCAAGTATTGCTATTGGCATCGTAATTCTCAGTATCAGCTTGATTTTGAGTCGTGTCCTTTATGTTTTATATTGGAGCGGTAGGGCCCTTCCAAACAAAAGCTTGGGATCTGTCAGTACCCTCATTGTCTTAGGCTCAG GGGGTCACACGGCCGAAATGCTCAATGTGTTGTCTGTGCTGCAGAAAGACTCGTTTTCTCCAAGATTCTAcattgctgctgctgctaccGATGACATGAGTCTTCAAAAAGCTCGCACATATGAACATCAACTGGCTCATAAG ACTGGGGCTGAGGTAGACAAGATCCGCACAGTTCCTAGGGAAGTAGGACAATCGTATTTCACTTCTGTTTGGACAACTTCAATTGCCACACTCAATGCACTCTGGCTAATGCTTAAAATTAGACCTCAAGTG ATTCTCTGCAATGGCCCTGGTACCTGTATCCCATTATGCGCAATTGCATTCACATTCAAGGTTCAAAAAAGTGCATTGAACA AGGTTGTGGGGATTAGATGgtcatcaattttttatgtGGAAAGCATTGCAAGAGTGAAGAGATCATCATTGAGTGGGTACATTTTATACAAGTTGCACATGGCTGATCGGTTCTTTGTGCAATGGCCACAACTGCAGAGAAAATATCCCCACGCTCACTACGTTGGTTGTCTCATGTAG
- the LOC111800861 gene encoding UDP-N-acetylglucosamine transferase subunit ALG14-like isoform X2, translating to MDSSIAIGIVILSISLILSRVLYVLYWSGRALPNKSLGSVSTLIVLGSGGHTAEMLNVLSVLQKDSFSPRFYIAAAATDDMSLQKARTYEHQLAHKTGAEVDKIRTVPREVGQSYFTSVWTTSIATLNALWLMLKIRPQVILCNGPGTCIPLCAIAFTFKVVGIRWSSIFYVESIARVKRSSLSGYILYKLHMADRFFVQWPQLQRKYPHAHYVGCLM from the exons ATGGATTCAAGTATTGCTATTGGCATCGTAATTCTCAGTATCAGCTTGATTTTGAGTCGTGTCCTTTATGTTTTATATTGGAGCGGTAGGGCCCTTCCAAACAAAAGCTTGGGATCTGTCAGTACCCTCATTGTCTTAGGCTCAG GGGGTCACACGGCCGAAATGCTCAATGTGTTGTCTGTGCTGCAGAAAGACTCGTTTTCTCCAAGATTCTAcattgctgctgctgctaccGATGACATGAGTCTTCAAAAAGCTCGCACATATGAACATCAACTGGCTCATAAG ACTGGGGCTGAGGTAGACAAGATCCGCACAGTTCCTAGGGAAGTAGGACAATCGTATTTCACTTCTGTTTGGACAACTTCAATTGCCACACTCAATGCACTCTGGCTAATGCTTAAAATTAGACCTCAAGTG ATTCTCTGCAATGGCCCTGGTACCTGTATCCCATTATGCGCAATTGCATTCACATTCAAG GTTGTGGGGATTAGATGgtcatcaattttttatgtGGAAAGCATTGCAAGAGTGAAGAGATCATCATTGAGTGGGTACATTTTATACAAGTTGCACATGGCTGATCGGTTCTTTGTGCAATGGCCACAACTGCAGAGAAAATATCCCCACGCTCACTACGTTGGTTGTCTCATGTAG
- the LOC111800839 gene encoding inositol-tetrakisphosphate 1-kinase 1-like codes for MAERRFCIGYALAPKKQQSFIQDSLVSLAASRGIDLVRIDTDRPLLDQGPFDCILHKYYGEDWRKQLVEFRVKNPNALILDSPDSIERLHNRISMLQVVSELKIDNANESFGIPKQIVIYDKETLFDRQAWEGLKFPIIAKPLVADGSAKSHKMALVFNHDCLNKLKPPIVLQEFVNHGGIIFKVYVVGQYVKCVKRKSLPDEPEAKLGNVEGLLSFSQVSNLTPREKINDKFYKMMQLDDTEMPPLSFVTDIARGLRRSLNLNLFNFNVIRDSKIGTRYLIIDINYFPGYAKMPGYEKVLTDFFCDLAQNKDPMKKNPDTKEGEHKIGSDQQLPVQTADQETRKTAIDEDDGGQSVNREMKEETPVRD; via the coding sequence ATGGCGGAACGTAGGTTCTGTATAGGGTATGCTTTGGCTCCCAAGAAGCAACAGAGCTTCATCCAAGACTCATTAGTCAGCCTCGCGGCGTCTCGAGGGATTGATCTTGTTCGAATCGACACTGACCGGCCACTTCTTGATCAAGGGCCATTTGATTGCATTCTTCACAAGTATTACGGTGAGGATTGGAGGAAGCAGCTGGTTGAGTTTAGAGTAAAGAACCCTAATGCCTTGATTTTGGACTCACCGGACTCGATTGAGAGACTTCATAACCGGATTTCCATGCTTCAAGTGGTTTCCGAGTTGAAGATTGATAACGCCAATGAATCGTTTGGGATCCCCAAGCAGATTGTGATTTACGATAAGGAAACTTTGTTTGATCGGCAGGCTTGGGAGGGTTTGAAGTTCCCAATCATTGCCAAGCCGTTGGTGGCTGATGGCAGTGCCAAATCTCACAAAATGGCGCTCGTTTTCAACCATGATTGTTTGAACAAGCTTAAGCCTCCGATAGTCTTGCAGGAGTTCGTAAATCATGGAGGGATTATCTTTAAGGTTTACGTTGTTGGGCAATATGTGAAATGTGTGAAGAGGAAATCTCTGCCTGATGAACCGGAAGCGAAATTGGGAAATGTAGAAGGATTGTTGTCATTTTCGCAGGTTTCGAATTTGACCCCTCGTGAGAAAATTAACGATAAGTTCTACAAGATGATGCAGCTTGACGATACAGAGATGCCACCGTTGAGCTTCGTCACTGACATTGCTAGAGGGTTGCGGCGCTCCCTGAACTTGAATCTTTTTAACTTCAACGTGATTCGGGACTCAAAAATTGGGACTCGGTATCTTATAATTGACATTAACTATTTCCCTGGGTATGCAAAAATGCCGGGTTATGAGAAGGTTTTGACGGATTTTTTCTGTGATTTAGCGCAGAACAAAGATCCAATGAAGAAGAATCCAGACACCAAGGAAGGTGAGCACAAGATTGGCTCTGATCAGCAACTGCCGGTGCAGACTGCCGACCAAGAAACTAGAAAGACCGCCATTGATGAGGATGATGGAGGTCAATCAGTTAACAgggaaatgaaagaagaaacccCTGTTCGAGATTGA